The sequence TATCGAGGTCGATCACATGAATGCCTTCAAAGTTATGACCGATATAAAGCAGGCCTCGAAGGCTGTCCACCTCAAGGGCATAGACCGAGTTGGGCAATTTTGCGATCAGCTTACCGTCCTTTGGATTTGCCAGATCCCATTGGACCACCATGCCGTCACCGGCACCTGTGTAAAAAAACCGCGGATCATTCCCCTCCACCAAGGCAAATATGCTATCATTGTGTCCTGTAAGTGTATAAAGTTTATTTACTTGGATTTTTGACATATATTGCATTTAAATTCTTTCAATTCCGCGCTACGCTATATGCAAGCAAAAATAGAAAAAATAAGTCCTTTATCTGCTTTGGCCATCAAGAATATTGACGAACAGGAAAACAAACCGGTTGACTTCCTGAGCTTCCGCGAGAAACTTTCCTTTGCCAATATCAGCCATCCCGAAAAGCGAAAAGAGTGGAAAGGGGCTCGCTTGGCCATCAAGTCCGCCTTGGATGCCATCAACTTGGCCTATCCGGGTTTTTACAAGGACGAACACGGCAAATCCTACCCGATGGACGGTTATGGAAATGTTTCCCTGACGCACACCAAAGGCCTCGCCGCCGCTATCTTTCACAAAGAGATGCCGGTGGGCATTGACATTGACTATGTAAAGGAAAAAGTGGTAAGGCTGGGGCCTAAATTCCTGGATCCTTCAGAAATTGAATTCCTCCAAGGGGATCCTATTCTTTACACCATCGCTTGGTCGGCCAAAGAATCCATCTTCAAATGCCAAGGAAGAAAGGGCATTAGTCTTCGGCAGCATATTCTCCTTTCCCCTTTTTCATCGGATGACAAGGTCATCAAAGGCAAAATCCATAACACGGATTTTGCAGACCATTATTATTCAGTCAAGGTGGAGAGAATTGACGACATGATCATGACGTATACCATTTGGTAATCCCTCCACAGTTTAGCCTGATTTTTGCTATATTTCCCATTAACCAATCGCTCAATATCATGTGGAGATTCTTGATAGTAGCCCTCTTGGCCATAATGATCCAAACCAACGCCACTGCGCAGGAAATGGACAATTTCCAGTTGCAGGACATGGTCTCCAATACGACTTTTACCCTTCAGGATCACCAGGAGGCTTCCGCTGTCGTGCTGGTCTTTGTTTCCAATAGCTGTCCTTTTGTCCGGCTTTATGAAGACAGGCTGATCCATTTGGAACGTAAATTCAGTAGCCAAGGAGTGGTATTTGCTTTTGTCAATCCATTGGTTTCCACGGCGGAAGGTGAAAGTAAGGATGCTGTTCAAGCGAAAATATCTACGAAAAAGTTTTCTTTCCCCTACCTTGACGACAGCAAGCGTACGGTCACCAATGCCCTTGGGGCCCAGAAGCTCCCGGAGGCATTTGTCCTTACTCCCAGCCCTACTGGGTTTGGCGTGGTTTACCATGGAGCCATTGACAATAATGCCCAGCTTCCACAAGCCGTCACCAAGACCTACTTAGAAGATGCGTTAACGCAGCTAACCGAAGGCAATCATCCAAATCCAACCTATTTCAGACCTGTCGGCTGCAATATTTTGCCCATCAAATAACCGGAGGCTCCAAGATCAACAACAGTTCCCGAACTTCCTCCACCTTTTCCGGCTCTCCTAGCTTGTCAAAGGAGACAATCAAGTTTCGTAAGGTGCGCTTTGCTATGTCCAAGTGGGTACATGGTTCAAAAAATTCATCTTTTGGAGAAATCTTCAGATGCTCCAGGTAATTGTTTACATCCTGTCGGCTAAAGATCAATCCTTTATTAAAGGCATTAATATAGAACATGGCTTCAGGAGCCTTGTAAGTCAGGACAAATAGGTTGGGCAAATTCACCCCATAAACCGGCAACCCCAGCTTTTGGGCCACCAAATAATACACCGAGCACAAACTGATCGGGTTTCCCCGCCGGGTATCCAGCACATTGCTGATCATGCTGTTTCCCGGAGAATGAAAATTCTTGGTATTGGCAGAAAACCGCAGCTGGCTAAATAATATGCTGTTGATGAGCCGAATTTGATCATAGGGAGACACCTCTGCATTAAAGCCAGTCCACACCTCAAAATAAATCTGGTTCATCTCCGCGTTCAACGTCTCAAACTCCAGGTCAGGGTATTGATAGGTATTGATGATCCAAAGTCCTTTCAGCAAATCTTTCCCCCCAGAAGCTTTCCATTGCCCAAGCCTTTCCTTCAAAAGGTCAAATTGCAGCTGGTGCACAAGCTCCTCGATTTCCTTTTGTATGTCAGGGTTAAAACTGCTTTCCCACTTTTTCTCCAAAAAGGGGATGACATCATTGCCCAATGAAATGATCTTGTCCTTGACATGGTCTTTGACTTCGCGATCGGTATCGTCCAATAACGACACCAGTGCATTCAACTCACTTTCTGATAATTTTTCCATAAACATTTCCCCAATAGCTATCCGGTAACAACTTTTCTGGAGGTCCTCCTACGTCATTATAACACTCAAATTTACGATCAAGTTTGTATAACTCCTACATTAAAGCGATCCTTGATCGGTGCATGATCCGCTGCAGCGATGCCTTTGGACACTATCTCCCTGGTATCCAAGGGACTGATCACCTCATCCACCCAAAGCCTTGCGGCAGCATAATATGGGCTCAACTCCTCTTCGTATTTATCTGTAATCTCCTTTAGCAATTGCTCCTCGTCCTCTGAGGTAATGACTTTTCCTTCTTTTTTCAGCGAGGCCACTTTGATCTGGAGCAGGGTCTTTGCCGCTGAAGTCCCTGACATGACCGCCATTTGGGCAGTCGGCCAGCTGACGATCAACCGTGGGTCATAGGCCTTACCGCACATGGCATAGTTTCCGGCCCCATAAGCATTCCCGATCATCACGGTGAATTTTGGCACCACCGAATTGGCCATGGCATTTACCATTTTCGCCCCGTCTTTGATAATTCCACCATGCTCAGCCCTGCTGCCGACCATAAACCCACTGACATCCTGGATAAATAACAACGGCACCTTCCGCTGGTTACAGTTCATGATAAACCTTGCCGCCTTATCGGCAGAATCGGAATAAATCACTCCGCCCATCTGGAGTTCTCCTTTTTTGGTCTTGACCATTTTCCGTTGGTTTGCCAAGATCCCTACGGCCCATCCATCTATCCTTGCGGTTCCGCACAGCAGGGTCTGACCAAAATCAGGTTTGTATTCATCAAAGCTGTCCGCATCCACCAAGGTCTCCAATATCCCGTGCATGTCATAGGGTTTTGCCCGGTCCACGGGAAACCGCTCAAAGACTTTCTCCGGCGCCACTGCAGGTGCTTTGGCTGGTTTCCTGTCAAATCCCGCTGTCTCAGGTGCCCCCAGCGTTTCGAAAATCCGCTTTATGGCTGCCAAACATTCCTCGTCATTATCATATTTATTATCGGTGACCCCTGAGATCTCACAATGGGTCGTGGCCCCTCCAAGGGTTTCATTGTCCACGCTTTCTCCTATGGCAGCCTTCACCAAATACGATCCTGCCAGAAATATGGAACCTGTTTGGTCCACGATCAATGCTTCATCGGACATGATGGGCAAGTAAGCTCCACCTGCCACACAGCTTCCCATGATGGCGGCTACTTGGACGATTCCCATAGCCGACATTTTAGCGTTGTTTCTGAACTGTCTGCCGAAATGTTCTTTATCTGGAAAAATCTCATTTTGCATGGGAAGGAAAACTCCTGCACTATCCACCAAATAGATGATGGGAAGCCTGTTTTCCATGGCGATTTCTTGGGCGCGGAGGTTCTTTTTTGCCGTCATGGGGAACCATGCTCCGGCTTTGACAGTGGCGTCATTGGCTACGACGACACACATGCGGCCGCTTACCTTGCCAAGCCCCATAATGACGCCCGCTGAGGGACAACCGCCCTCCTCTTGGTACATGCCATCTGCTGCAAAGGTACCGATCTCCAAAAAGTCATGAGGATCGTCCATCAGGTAATCAATGCGTTCGCGAGCAGTCAGCTTTCCTTTGGCGTGCTCTTTTTCTATGCGCTGTTTTCCCCCTCCACGCTTGGTACGGGTCGTTTTCTCTATCAGCTGCTGGATAAGCTCCAGGTGCTTTTCTTTGGGATTTTCTAAAGTAGTCATGGGTTTATATCTGAATTGATTGGTGCGGAGATTCCTACATCCTCCTCATGTTAAATATAAAAAAATAAGGGGATTATCAGCACAAAGCCCCCAAAAGTACCGCACAAAAAAATCAAACATCAAACATAAACCGCTTGCTCATTTCCCTGTTAAAATGCCTCCACTTCTTCCTTGTAGGCTTTGATGGAGCGGTAAATGGCCGAAGCAATATAAGCTTGCCCATTTTCACTGTTCAAGTACCGCTCTTCATTGGAATTGGAAAGGAAACCTGTTTCGATCAGCACACTTGGCATGCTGGTCGTCCACAGCACATACAACGGCAGCTGCTTCACTCCCCTGCTGTGGCGGTTTAGCCGGGTCTTAAAATCGTTCTCCACCTTCTGCGCCAAGGACAGGCTATTCGCAAAATAAGCCTTCTGCATCAAATTGACCATCATGTAAGACTCCGGTGAATTCGGATCAAACCCATCATAATTCTCCTTATAACCATCTTCCTGTAACATTACGGAGTTTTCGCGCTTTACCACATCAAAATTCCGCTCAAAATGATTGGAGCCCATCACATAGGTCTCTGTCCCGTAAGCATTGGAGCCCCGGACGGCATTGCAGTGAATGCTGACAAAAAGGTCCGCCTTGTTTCGATTGGCAATATTGGCCCTTTCCTTCAATTCAATAAAAACATCTGTCTTCCGGGTATAGATCACCTCCACGTCCGGAACGTACTGTTGGATATAATTGCCCACTTTCAGGGCAATGGCCAATGCCACATCCTTTTCCTTCGAACGACTTCCCATCGTCCCGGGATCTTTCCCACCATGTCCTGCATCAATGACGACCCTACGCATCTTGAATTTCGGGGAGCGCTCCCCAGCAGGAACAAAGGCTGACAACAATGCAGCCATGGTCAGAAAAAGAATTATTATAACATTTTTGACACTGGTTCGTTTCATAAACATTATTAAGCTTAACTTTACGCAAAATTTAAAAATTTTTGAAGCAAATAGAAGTAAATCGGTGCAGAATATTAAGGTAGCTTATCTTTCCTTTATCCTACTGTTCATTTCTTTCCAGGGTTCCTTTGGGCAAACCAAACTCCAAAGGCGTCCTGCAGAAAACGAAATCGTAGCACCAGACCTGTCACCTTTGCAAGACACGATCGCCCCCACGCTTCCCGACAGTTTGGTACTCAATGACTCCATCCCCCAAAACGACACAACAAAGGTTGTGCCCAAAGGAGATATCGAAACCACTATCAAGTACGCAGCGCAAGATAGCATATTGTCCGACTTCAGGAAAAAAAAGGTTTACTTATATAACAAGGCGTGGTTCGAATATGGCAACATCCGGCTAGATGCCGACTATATCGAAATCAACTGGGAAAAGAACGAACTGTTTGCTTCTGGTGTCACGGACTCCACGGGAACCGTACAGGGCAGCCCTATCTTCAAGGAAGGCAGCAGCACCTATGAAATCCGAAAAGAGATGCGTTATAATTTCAAGACACGCAAAGCCATCATCTCTGATGTGGTCACCGAGCAGCAGGAAGGATTGTTACGAGGTGAAATCGTCAAGAAAGACGACAATGGAGATGTCTACCTCTACCACGGATATTATACCACCTGTAACTTAGCCGAGCCCCATTGGCA comes from Echinicola vietnamensis DSM 17526 and encodes:
- a CDS encoding 4'-phosphopantetheinyl transferase family protein: MQAKIEKISPLSALAIKNIDEQENKPVDFLSFREKLSFANISHPEKRKEWKGARLAIKSALDAINLAYPGFYKDEHGKSYPMDGYGNVSLTHTKGLAAAIFHKEMPVGIDIDYVKEKVVRLGPKFLDPSEIEFLQGDPILYTIAWSAKESIFKCQGRKGISLRQHILLSPFSSDDKVIKGKIHNTDFADHYYSVKVERIDDMIMTYTIW
- a CDS encoding redoxin domain-containing protein, with amino-acid sequence MWRFLIVALLAIMIQTNATAQEMDNFQLQDMVSNTTFTLQDHQEASAVVLVFVSNSCPFVRLYEDRLIHLERKFSSQGVVFAFVNPLVSTAEGESKDAVQAKISTKKFSFPYLDDSKRTVTNALGAQKLPEAFVLTPSPTGFGVVYHGAIDNNAQLPQAVTKTYLEDALTQLTEGNHPNPTYFRPVGCNILPIK
- a CDS encoding transglutaminase-like domain-containing protein, producing the protein MEKLSESELNALVSLLDDTDREVKDHVKDKIISLGNDVIPFLEKKWESSFNPDIQKEIEELVHQLQFDLLKERLGQWKASGGKDLLKGLWIINTYQYPDLEFETLNAEMNQIYFEVWTGFNAEVSPYDQIRLINSILFSQLRFSANTKNFHSPGNSMISNVLDTRRGNPISLCSVYYLVAQKLGLPVYGVNLPNLFVLTYKAPEAMFYINAFNKGLIFSRQDVNNYLEHLKISPKDEFFEPCTHLDIAKRTLRNLIVSFDKLGEPEKVEEVRELLLILEPPVI
- a CDS encoding acyl-CoA carboxylase subunit beta; translated protein: MTTLENPKEKHLELIQQLIEKTTRTKRGGGKQRIEKEHAKGKLTARERIDYLMDDPHDFLEIGTFAADGMYQEEGGCPSAGVIMGLGKVSGRMCVVVANDATVKAGAWFPMTAKKNLRAQEIAMENRLPIIYLVDSAGVFLPMQNEIFPDKEHFGRQFRNNAKMSAMGIVQVAAIMGSCVAGGAYLPIMSDEALIVDQTGSIFLAGSYLVKAAIGESVDNETLGGATTHCEISGVTDNKYDNDEECLAAIKRIFETLGAPETAGFDRKPAKAPAVAPEKVFERFPVDRAKPYDMHGILETLVDADSFDEYKPDFGQTLLCGTARIDGWAVGILANQRKMVKTKKGELQMGGVIYSDSADKAARFIMNCNQRKVPLLFIQDVSGFMVGSRAEHGGIIKDGAKMVNAMANSVVPKFTVMIGNAYGAGNYAMCGKAYDPRLIVSWPTAQMAVMSGTSAAKTLLQIKVASLKKEGKVITSEDEEQLLKEITDKYEEELSPYYAAARLWVDEVISPLDTREIVSKGIAAADHAPIKDRFNVGVIQT
- a CDS encoding N-acetylmuramoyl-L-alanine amidase family protein; the protein is MKRTSVKNVIIILFLTMAALLSAFVPAGERSPKFKMRRVVIDAGHGGKDPGTMGSRSKEKDVALAIALKVGNYIQQYVPDVEVIYTRKTDVFIELKERANIANRNKADLFVSIHCNAVRGSNAYGTETYVMGSNHFERNFDVVKRENSVMLQEDGYKENYDGFDPNSPESYMMVNLMQKAYFANSLSLAQKVENDFKTRLNRHSRGVKQLPLYVLWTTSMPSVLIETGFLSNSNEERYLNSENGQAYIASAIYRSIKAYKEEVEAF